One window of Terriglobales bacterium genomic DNA carries:
- a CDS encoding type II CAAX endopeptidase family protein has translation MSLRNIFHNGRELRAGWRLLIFCGLFFVIDRLVGRALDHSHLPVYPGLHPIGLAIDEGTTLLVALITTTIMSRFERRDLTVYGVPRMRDLFGRLFWAGAAWGLLMPSATILLIFLGGGYHVHGLNVPVNAGLFKFAGLWLLANLFIGFSEEITFRGYFLYTMADCIGFWAAALFNAIGFGALHYFTKPHERWEDWVAVSLLTIFITFAQRRTGSLAFSIGMHAAFDFMFLYVYSGMNGGEFAVGRLLNADFPGSIRLTGGLLGPEASWFCFLVTIAAAILLHFTYPQAKWPIPAKDSMQR, from the coding sequence ATGAGTCTGCGCAACATTTTCCACAATGGCCGCGAACTGCGCGCCGGGTGGCGTCTTCTTATATTCTGCGGCTTGTTCTTTGTGATCGACCGCCTTGTGGGAAGGGCGCTGGATCACTCGCATTTGCCCGTCTATCCGGGCCTGCATCCCATTGGCTTGGCTATCGACGAAGGCACCACTCTACTGGTCGCCCTGATTACGACGACAATCATGTCGCGATTCGAGCGGCGCGACCTTACGGTTTACGGCGTTCCTCGCATGCGGGATTTGTTTGGACGGTTGTTCTGGGCAGGCGCGGCTTGGGGTCTGCTGATGCCGTCGGCGACCATCCTGCTGATTTTCCTCGGTGGGGGTTACCACGTTCACGGTCTGAACGTCCCTGTCAATGCCGGGCTGTTCAAATTCGCCGGGCTTTGGCTATTGGCGAATCTGTTCATCGGCTTCAGTGAGGAGATCACATTCCGTGGCTATTTCCTGTACACAATGGCCGATTGTATCGGGTTCTGGGCCGCTGCCTTGTTCAATGCCATCGGATTTGGTGCCCTGCACTACTTCACGAAGCCGCACGAGCGTTGGGAAGACTGGGTCGCAGTTTCGTTATTGACGATTTTCATCACATTTGCTCAGCGGCGCACCGGTAGCCTGGCCTTTTCTATTGGCATGCACGCGGCTTTCGATTTCATGTTCCTCTATGTGTATTCAGGAATGAATGGGGGAGAATTTGCGGTTGGGCGCCTGCTGAATGCCGACTTTCCCGGTTCGATCAGGCTGACCGGAGGCCTGCTGGGGCCAGAGGCCAGCTGGTTCTGTTTTCTGGTGACCATCGCCGCGGCGATTCTGCTTCACTTTACTTATCCGCAGGCAAAGTGGCCCATTCCGGCGAAGGATTCAATGCAGCGGTGA